In Aedes albopictus strain Foshan chromosome 3, AalbF5, whole genome shotgun sequence, the following are encoded in one genomic region:
- the LOC115258128 gene encoding chymotrypsin-2: MKEKLCLIVLVCAAFGIHRVVCIVGGHRSVPNAAPFMVSVQNPTHICGGVLVGANWVLTTASCVQGKTNLKVLVGSDRLLTNMARVDVSSMVVHSQYSATSGVNNIALLKLAQSVTSSRVKTIALNDVAVTSGLTTEFYGWGSLNYGSSARSNELQTLYQKTLSATDCKAKYQSVLGLQTGHFCAHIQMGQAACSKDQGGPLVGYSSKKLIGIYDHGVQCSGKYPDVFVSVMTYKSWIETTMATK, encoded by the exons atgaaagaaaaattgtGTCTTATAGTGCTGGTCTGTGCCGCATTTGGAATCCACCGCG TGGTTTGCATCGTGGGAGGTCATAGATCTGTTCCTAATGCTGCGCCGTTTATGGTTTCCGTACAAAACCCGACGCACATCTGTGGCGGAGTCTTGGTGGGTGCGAATTGGGTTCTAACGACGGCATCATGTGTTCAAGGGAAAACCAACCTCAAGGTCCTTGTCGGCTCGGATCGCCTGCTGACCAACATGGCACGTGTCGATGTATCTTCCATGGTTGTTCACAGCCAGTATAGCGCAACATCAGGAGTCAACAATATTGCGTTATTGAAACTGGCACAATCGGTAACTTCATCTCGTGTGAAAACTATTGCACTGAATGACGTTGCCGTGACAAGCGGACTTACGACTGAATTCTACGGATGGGGTTCACTAAATTATGGGTCATCTGCGAGGTCTAATGAACTTCAAACTCTCTATCAGAAAACATTGAGTGCAACAGATTGCAAAGCCAAGTACCAAAGTGTGCTGGGCTTGCAAACTGGACATTTCTGTGCACACATCCAGATGGGACAAGCTGCGTGCTCG aagGATCAAGGCGGACCACTGGTAGGATATAGCAGCAAGAAACTTATAGGAATCTATGACCATGGTGTTCAATGCAGTGGAAAATATCCCGATGTATTTGTTAGTGTTATGACATACAAATCTTGGATCGAAACAACAATGGCCACGAAATAA